The genomic DNA CATAGCTGAAGTTCCGAAGCTTGCGATCGATGAGATCTCGATATACGAGAACACATCCGTGCTCTTCGATGAGCAGATCGCTCTCAGGCTCGGCCTTGTTCCGATAAGAGCTGATGATCTGAGCGTCTATTCGACCCCAGATGAGTGCCAGTGCGGTGGTATTGGCTGTCCGGGCTGCAGGATTGATTTTATGTTGACTGCAGAGGGTCCGGCGACCGTGCACTCACGGGATATAAAATTCAGCGACCCTAGCGTGAGAGCTGCATTCGATAACATACCTCTTGTGGTGCTCGGAGAGGGTGAGAAGCTCGTGATCGAGGGCTTCGCCACGCTCCGCACAGGCAAGGAGCACGCCAAATGGCAGGCTGGCACGCTCTGCGGCTACAAGAATCTTCCATCCATAGAGATCAGCGGATGCAACAACTGCGGAAGATGCGTAAAGGTATGTCCACGCGGCGTGCTGGTGCTCGATGAGAACGATAGCATCAAGGTGAGGGATATCACAGAGTGCTCGCTATGCAGGCTCTGCGTTGAGGAGTGCGACCAGCGAGCCATCTCAGTCGTGCCACTTGAGGACGCCTTCATTATGAGCATAGAGAGCGATGGGTCTATAAATGCGAAGGATCTGGTAAGGATGGCCGCGGAGGAGCTTAAGAAGAAGGCTCTGGCGCTCCAGGATACGCTCGCCTCAATCTCCTGAGGCGAGAGGTTTATATCCAATGTGGTATTCTCTGCCAGAAGCATGCGGGGGTTGCCAAGCATGGTCAAAGGCGCAGGATTGAGGGTCCTGTCACGTAGGTGTTCGCGGGTTCGAATCCCGTCCCCCGCACTCTTTTAGCCGTGGGCTGGAATGGCTGAGCATTCCTGTAAGAACAAATTCCGCATGCGAGGTGTCCCATAAGCCCTGTGGATTGTGCGCTGCGGGTTTGCCATGAAAGCACAACACAGAGGGAATTATCCTCCTGCATCGACACGTTTTGAAAGAGACAAACTATCATCACAGATGTTTTCATCCATCTGACACGCCTTTTTATTGCATGCAGCGTTTCAGTGAATCAAGTACACTACGGTTGTGTGCTTGGATCACTAAACGATTCCGCTCGAACCGACAGCCACAGACGACATAAATCTGTAGAATCTGTAGAGGGTTGAACGCTGAAGCGTTTAATGATCTCATGGCTTGTGCCAGCTCACCTGCGAGCTGGAATCGGACGACCGGAATCTATATTTGATCTCCGCTGCATGGATCGCAGCATGAGAAAACTGACAGTGTTACTCATGCTTCTCATGCTCTCTGATTTATCCATGGCTCAGAGCACGCCCCAGGATCTGGTTGAAGATGCAAAGGCTCTTTTTGATGCGAATGATTATAACCAGGCCCTGAATCTGACGGAGACAGCGCTCAGAATGGACAGCAGCCTCGAACAGGCCTGGCTTCTCAGGGGGAAGATACTCTACGCGATGGGTATGCTGAGAGATGCATACCAGAGCTTCGATAGGGCCACGCAACTCGATCCATCTGATGCAGAGGCATGGAACTACAAGGGAATCGTGCTGGCGGCGATGCAAAGATACAATAATTCGTTGCAGTGCTTCGAATCTGCGATCCAGGCAGACCCCATGAACTACGAGGCCTGGAGCAACAAGGGCAACACTCTCGTGAGCCTTGGGAGACTCGATGACGCCATCTCAGCATTCGATAGATCTATTATCCTCAATCAGACATACGTAGGCGCCTGGATCGGCAAGGGTCTGGCCTTCTACTACCAGAAGAGGTACCATGAGGCCCTGGCGATGTATGAGAGGGCTCTCCAGCTGGATCCTAACAACTCAATCGCCCTCTACAACAAGGGTCTAGCGCTGCAAAAGCTCGGCATGAACAAAGAGGCTGAGGAGGCGTTCAGAGCTGCAGAGCAGAACCAGAAGAGATGATATGGGGTGCTCCAGATGATCATTTACAACAGGCACATCCCTGTCATTCGGCGGATCGATAACCTTTCACAAAGAGGCAAAGTCGATTGTCGCTTGGTTACTGTCAGAGCGCGCCTCTCCGATGGTTCAACAACATGAGCCTTAAAATAATACAAATCATGTCCAACGATCTCAGACCAAGCGAGCAGGTCTACAGAGGTTTAAAAAGAGCTGGCATAGACCTCGTAGCATCCGTTCCCTGTGTGAACCTTCAGGAGCTTCTGTGCCTTCTCTCCTCAGATCCTGATATCATACACATACCTGTCACAAGAGAGGAGGAGGGCATCGGGGTGTGCGCTGGTGCATACATGGGCGGCATGAGCCCGGCGATCGCGATGCAGAACTCCGGACTCGGTAACAGCATAAACGCTCTGGCATCCCTGGATATGCTCTATGGAATACCGCTTCTGATGGTGATTAGCCATCGCGGGACTCAGGGGGAGCGGCTCGTGGGCCAGATTCCCATGGGGAGGCTGACAGAGCCTCTGCTGAAGACGATGGGAATCCCGTTCTTCCGGCCGCGACCGCATGAAGCCGAGAAGGCTGTAGAGGGTGCGTGGAGCCTTGCGCTGAATGAAATGCGGCCTGTCGCGGTTCTGCTGGATATAAAGTTCTGGGGGAGGTAAGCTACCAGTCCCCTAGAAAGGGAGGGGCCGCTTTTGGTGATTCGATATGAGAAGAATAGACGCAATAGCGATCATAGCAGAGGCTGCTGAGGCATTGAATGCTCTCATCGTCTGCAACCTGGGCTACCCCAGCAGGGAGCTTTTCTTCATCAGAGACAGGCCGGAGAACTTCTACATGCTCGGATCGATGGGCATGGCATCCTCCATAGCGTTGGGCCTATCGCTGGCGCTTCCGGAGAGAAGGGTGATCGCGATCGATGGTGATGGTTCTGTGCTGATGAACCTCGGCACGCTTGCGACAATTGCGAGCTTTGCGTCGTCCAATTACCTTCTCGTCATCCTCGATAACCGCGTGTACGGTTCCACAGGATGCCAGCCGACATGCACCTCGCGATGCACGGATCTCGCTGCCGTCGCCAGGGGGGCCGGTGTCAGGGACGTGAGGGTTGTTTCCGGTGAAGAGGAGCTCAGGAGGAGGCTCTCGGGGAGCGGCGTGGTTGTGGCCATTGTGGAGCCAGGAAATGCGGACGTCCCTGTGATCCCCCTCACACCTGAGAAGATCCTGAGCAGGTTCATGGAGAGAGCCTCTTCACGCATGCGGAGATCCTGAAGCTCCCATCGAGTATTCTCTCTTTGAGAATCTCCGCGAGCCTGATGGCGCGGAGACGGTCTGACTGTCTCAACGTTACTGGAACATGAATACCATCTGGAGATCTTACCGAGCCCAGGCGCGCGCGGAAGACCTCAGGGCAGAGCACTGAGCAGAGCCCGCAGTTGAAGCAAAGCCCTCTATCTATGCGCACGGGTCTTTTAATCGCGCCCATCGGACAGCTGATCTCTGCGATGCAATTTGTGCAGTCCTTGCATGAATCCGGTCGCACACGAACCGCGAGATCCACATCTCGCCAGACCTGTGCGTAATCCGCAGCCCATAAAGAGGATCTCGTGCCGACATCCATTACGGGCAGCGGGATCGCCCGCTCAGGGCGTGAAACCGCATTGAAAACCGACTGGCTCAGAACGGGAACCGGCACAGCCCATGAGGTAATGCACTCAGGGCCTGCAGACGTCACGAATCCGCCCATGAACTCAGGCATCATTTGGTGCATGTCAGCGAATCCGGACAGATTCGGCCTCTCCGGAGTGCTTCTTGTTCCCGTCCCGATCACGAAGCCCTCGGCACCGTTTATGAGAACGCGCGTTCCGACGCCTATCGTCTCCAGGAGCGGATCGTTCTCGAGAGGGTTCAGAATGCCGCATCCTGAGAACGACGCCCCGCTCATGCTTACAGGGAATGGAATCGCATGGAATATTGTGCTCATAGCCACTCCCCCTGTGTTCACGAACGCGGAGTAGTTCATGAATGCATTTCTTGTGCCGAAGATCCTGGCATGAGGTATCTCATCCAGGGTGAGCTCTCTCGATATGCAGCGCCCGTCTGATGTCTCCACATCCACACAAACGCTTCTCCTCGCAACCAGGTCTCTGAAGAGATGACCGCCGCCGTACCTTTCGTCCCTGTGCGCCGTCCCGAAGACGATGAGATCTATGTGCCCCAGCCGCTCATTGGGGCATGGCCCCACATGCGCCAGCACGCCGTTGATCCGCGCGCTAACAGAGCGGGCGAACGACCCCTTCTCCGCGAGTCCGAACGAGAGCACGGCATACGTCCCGCTCATCACAGCCCTCGTGGCTGTTGTGACAACATCGACATCCTGGAGCTCGCTGACCGCGCCCTGCTCCACGAGATCCCTCACCTCCTCAGCGGTGAGCACCGTCGCCTCACCCCTGCGTATCCGCTCGTTTATCTCTTCAATCGATTTCCTCATAGCACCCCTCATCAAGGTCGAGCCACATCTTTATGTGCTCTCTCGTGAAACAGGTTGCATTTAATATGTGCAGAAAAGCGCTCATGTCGCAAGGCCACCCCGTGTGGACGAAAATGGTCTGCAATCAACGCCATCTTTGTACCACATCCTGGAGCAGTCGATCTGAAAAATGATGGTTCTCCGCCCTTGACAGAGCGGAGCATTGCAGTATCCCAAGGGTCAGAGCTATCGGATCTCGAAGGTCGTGACCTCCTGGGTATCCCCCACCGTATTCAGAACTCCTGTGTACGTCTTCACGTCCCCTCCGGCCACCGTGCGCACAGTCCACCTTACCGCTCCGACGCCGCCGCAATCGCTGTAGTAGTTCACACTGACTTTATACACGCCGGGCGGCGCGCTGCCTGTCGGCCAGAAGATGTTCTCAGGCTTGCCCATCTCGAAGTTGGAACACATGTTGTCGCGATCCAGCTGCCCGCCCGACGGAACCTGGGGATTGCCATAGTAGACCAAATCCCCATTTGGATCCTCCACATAGAGGTCGATGTCCGCGTTCGCATACCACGTCAGGGTGACCTGTACATCGCCTGTGTGGACCGATGTTTTCGTTCCGGTCCTCGCAGTAGTAGCGAGAACCGACCTGCATGGATACCCACCCAGGAAGCACGGGGACCCCTGGAGTGAAGATTCATCAAGATGATCGAACCGCATAACATCTCCGGGGTTTATCTGGTAAACCTTCGTCTGCTTGGACTTTGCATGACGGCATGGGGAATACATGGGGTCTCCAGGATTCACCTCCGATACGAAGAGAAACTCGGTCAGAGTGTATGTGCCTGCAGGCACCCAGAAGCGCTCTCTGGTCTCGCTTCTTGTGCTTTCAGCCGGCACGTCAAATGCCAGTATCATCCAGTTGTTCGGGGGAGTCCAGAGGCCCGCCACGGATGCATCTCTGAAAACCGCATTCTGTATGCATATACCGTGCTCTGTGTGTGTCGGAAGAATACTGCAGCGATCCTCACCATTGCATGGGAGATAGGAAATGGTGTTGTAGCGGTGTTTGTTGACCACCTCGATCCAGCCGCCGTTTCTCCTCATCCATTCATCGGCTCCCCTGACCAGGGCGTATGGTGAGAAGTGATCCGTGAATATCGTGACAGTCCTCTCATCTGGATCGACTGTGCCTGGTATCAGCTCCCATCTCCCAGATGTGGCGTTGAAGGTCGTCACTCCCACGATTGTGTTCGGATCCACCCCCTCAGGTATCCTCAGTGTGATCTGCACCGGTCTCTCAAATACTGTGCCCTCAGGACCGAGCTGGTAGACCTCGCCAACAAGAGACAGACCCTCAGCCAGCTCTGGCCTCATATTCGTCTTCTCTATGCTGATGACCATTGTTCCTGGAGTTCCATCCTCGTTGGGCGGAATGGATCCTGAGGGTATATCAACAGCAGCACCACCAAGCGATACAGAGCCGGACTGGGTACCTGAAACGGTGGCGGATCTGCTTCCCTCCAAGGGCTCCTCTGGTGGGCGCTCCTCTATCACGCTGGGGCCGGGTGAAGGCGATGCAAGCGGGTATCTGTCAATGCAATCACCGCCTGGAATGCCATACGGAGAGTCGCAGATCCCGTCGCGGTTCGAGTCTGTGCAGAGGTTATCGCTGTAATAGTTGCCTTTCGATCCGTCATCCCATCTGTTGACGTCGCCGGTCCCAAGCTCTGTGGCGTTGTAATCATCGTATGCATCATCACCGATGTTATCTGCAATAATGTTGCTGAATATCATGTTCCGATTAGACTCGTAAACATGTATCCCATCGCCGCCGTTCCTCGATATCCTGTTGCCCCTTATCGTGTTCTCATCACATCCGCTCAGGAGGTATATCCCATTGTCATCGTTGTCCTCTATGATATTCGCCTCGATCAGGTTGCTGTCTGCCTCGTACAGCTCGATCCCCTTATCGCATAGCGTTATACTGTTGTTTCTTATGATATTGCTGCTGGAGTAGACCATTATTCCGGAGTATCCGAGAAATCCACCCCTCGCATTGATCACGCTCAGCCCCTCAAGAGCGACTCCATCCGCAGATATCGTGATGCCATCGCCGCGCCTGTCAGCATTTATTACAGGCGTACCGATGCCGCGTATCGTGAGTTTCCTGTCGACAAAGATGTTCTCCCTGTACGTGCCAGAATAGACCTCGATCGTGTCTCCGTCAGTGGAGGCATTGATGGCGTCCTGGATCCGCGAGTACTGCTTCCCTGTACCAACCGTCAGGATGTTTCTGCTTTCCGGTATCTGACCCTCTGATGCGCCCATGATGGACCATATCTTCAGGTAATCGAATGCGACGTGTGCTTGCGATGCATCCTGCGTCTCTCCTAAAATATCTATGACCCCAGAGCGTATGCTCCCGTCCTTGCAGCTTCCAACCCACCGGTCGTTTATGCAGATCGTGAAGTCCTCTCCGGATGCCACCACCTTTATTTTGTTCGCATCCAGCGCCACTGCATCTGACCTTGACCAGGGTATGAGATCCGCCCACTCTCCATTTTTATATTTAAAGAATGCGAACTTGTGATTGGTGTTCAGCACAAGCCTGTAAAAATCGTCATTCTCCACATCTTTTCTGAGATTCAGCCCGAACTCCCCATACTCCGGCACGTCCACCACATATACCATCGTCTCGAGCACGAAATCGCTGAAATCCATTCCTGCAGGCACTTTGGTATTTTTCACGGTGTGAGAGGTGTTGACAGAGATGTGGTACATCCCATTCATGTAGTCCCTCGTGTAGCTCTCTGTCGTCACCCGTGGCCATCCACTCGCTGGATTGGAGAAGTCGTCCGAATAGAGCAGGTCTCCTGTCAGCGAGTCCATGTAAGAGAGCTGAGCCGATGATTGTGTACAAAAGGCACACATCATCAGCAGATGAAGCACCAATAATGATTTCATATTCATCATACCATGTTTACATAGCATCTCATAGAGCTTTCAACCCTAACAAATTACTCAAATTGTATATTGAATATTATTCAATTAGTTAACCAGAAATAACTCTCAAAATCCTCCTGAATTTTTATAATCATTGATCTGAAGCTATATAGTCGTTTTGGCGGTGGGGATGGACGTGTCCGGATGAGAGCTGAAGCCAGAAATTCGGGTCTTACTGCTTTTGGATGTCTGAGACAGCAACCCTTATTCGAACAGGTCCGTGGGGATCGGATGGCGAGATGAATCTTCTGTGAGCCATGCACTAGTGGAATCCGCAGCACTCAATCTGTCACCGATACCTATCTGATAAAAGAGACACTCTCCTCCTATGCGTTCGTAGCGAATGAGTGCTTTCACCAACCACAGGTCGTGGCTAGCATCACCGAACAATCTGCCATGAAATCGATGTTCATCGACACAATACCTCACAACTCCTTGAAGCTATATACTAGCGTCTCAATGATACGAGTACACGACCTTGCACGACTTTGTTATAAAATCTGGATAGGAGCAGGCCGCTCCGGGGCAGCAGACAGAGAGTGCCTCGTTCGATGGAACGTGTCTCCCTTTCCTGAGGAGTTCGCGCCCTGCGACTCTCTGTTACGGATCTATGATCGTCGTGACAAACTCATGCCTTCCATCACGTCTGCCGTCATGTCGATCGTGTATTCCATCATGCCATGTGTGCCCTGTCGACCTCCACTCCCATGTGTACTTGTAGGTCCATCGTATCGGCTCATACACTACGGGCCTGTAGTAGTACCTGACCGGAAGCGTGTGGTAGTATGTTGTGAACGTGTAGCCTCCGTACCACCATGGCCAGTCCTCGCGGACGTAGTACCAGACGTAGTTGCTCCTGTAAACCCCATCAATCACATACCATACCTTGTAGACGCCGGGGAACGGCCCGTAGAACCACGTCCAGTATCTGTGGTACGGGAGGACACGGCCCAGATGCTGTGTGACTATCTGACCTGTCGGATACTCGTAGTATACGACAAGGTCGCCATCTACAGACGGCACAATCTCCTGGTTCGCCCAGCTCTTTGGCGGCACGTTCAGGCTGACTGTGTGCACATAGTTCACTCCATCAACTATCCACAGCCCGTTTCCCTCAGGCACGCTGCTCAGGACAGATGGATCATCCACCGCGCCCTGATCAACCAGGCTCCCGGCATCTGCCGGCTCCTCATTTGTGAAATACGCACTCTCAGGCGGAGGCTGGTAATAGTCCACCGGCTGATCCGGGTACTCTGTCGGGTAGAGGGCATCATAATCCTCTGGATTCATCGCGGCAGAGAGGCCTGCGACGATAACCAATCCGATGATCAATTTGAGCATCATATATTCCGAGAGGGGGAGCCGAGAATAAAAGGTTGGTTTTTATATGTGACTCAGATAAGATCTAGAAGCGACCTCCAGATGATCTAGGTGACGAGCAGCATTCGTGCATGTGAAGAGCAGGGGCGTGTCGAAATTGCTGTAAATTTACCTCATGCTGGTGCGATGCATACCGATCACTTTTGAATTTACAGCGAACTCGATACACTGCCAGAGCAGGCTATCGAATTCGTTGCGAGACTATTTGAGCAACGATGCTGATCTGCATCGATTCTGCGCGGAAATACAATCCACATAAATCAATATGCTTGGGAATTTTGAGGCGACTTCATCAGCATGCCCACTGTACGCAGATCTGTGGGACCAGGATCTCCTGAGGAGATGCACCCGCTCGATCTGCTCGCCATCACTCCAGAGCGTGATCTCCTGCTTGGATGTGTTTCTTATCTCCCAAGAGCTGAGGTTCACCGATCAGATCAAACATATCGAGAGTGAAATGGTGGCAGCTCAGAGTGTGTCACTTATTGAACTTCCGGTAGTGCTGTCAGCGCCAACGTGATCATCCCCATTGTTATACAGAACCATGAGAAGCTGACATTCCTCGAGAATCTCATCAGCACATCCATCGTCGCATACCCTGTGATGAACGACGATGCGAGCATCACTGCTCCAGGCAGCGATCGAATCGACAGTGGAGATCCGGCGAGACAGTCGAGCGCAATCGCGCCGAGCACAGCAGGCACGCTTATTATGAATGATACCATCAGAGCATCATCCTGTTTCACTCCCCGCATCAGCAGGACTGTAAGGGTGGTACCGGATCTCGAGACACCAGGAAGTATCGAGAACCCCTGCGCCAGTCCAAGGAGAACCATATCCTTTGTGCTGATTTCCTCCATGTCTTTGGTGGATGAGCTGCGCAGCCTGAGCATCAGTCCTGTGGCTATAAGGAGAGAGCCTATGAGCAGCGTCGCCTGCTCGCCGCCGGTGAATCTATCCCTGAAGAGCATGTAAAGAGGGACGCCTGTTATACCTGTGAAGAGCGTGGCGACGATTACGGTTCTCATGAGCTTTGATTCCGTGTTCAGCATTCCCAGGAGCCGACTTCTGAACCTCACAAGCACTGCCAGCATGGTCCCTGTGTGCAGGAATATCGAGCATGAGAGGGCGTCAGTCGGTCTCATTCCCAGCCAGCTGATCATCGCCAGCATTGTCTGGCCCTCGCTGCTCACGGGCAGCCATTCGGTTATCCCCTGGAGCGCGCCCAGAACTAGTGCCTGAAGTGCATCCATCCCAGCACCGCTCTGCTGCAGGGTATATCACATTTTTGGGGGAATGTTTTTAATCAATCCCTCTCTCTCACCACTGGTGATGCTCTGATCTCCGATCTGCTCCTCGCAGCGTTTGCAGTTGCCCTCACCATCACGTGCGGCCTGCCTTTCCTGCGTAGCTGCAAAGCGCGCTCTCTGACTGTGTTCTCGCTGTCATTCGCACTGGGATGCGCGCTTCTCACCATTTCAGGAATCGCAGGGAGCTATCTCGGAGTCGATCCCTTGATTCCACAAGCGGCTCTGGCAATCGTATGCGTCAGCGTGTCTGCCTACTGGTCTGCACATCGTACCATTGGCATCGGAGAGCTCGATCGAGACGATCGCATCGTAATTGGTCTTGCGTCTCTATATCTGATCATCGGCTTGCTTTTCTTCAATCGCATCGTGATGTGGATGAGCGGGGATGCGGTGGCACATGCTGAGCTGATTCGAACGCTGCTCGATGGAGGAAGGCTTCCGGTTGGTCTCCCGCGGGTCGGTAGCTACTTTGAGTACTATCCGAAGGGGTTTCACCACTACGCCTATCCCTTTGCCAGGATCTTTCCACTCCTGGATGTGATGCAGGTGCTTCCAGTGGTCATCACATCTATCACGCCGCTTCTGCTCTACTCTATTGTCAGAGAGATGAGAGCTGAGGTATCGACGTATGCAGCAGCGCTCGCGACGTTCATCTTTCCTGCGCACTACAGCCACCTCATCTGGAGTGGTTATCCTACAGCGACCGCGGAGATGTTCCTCGTCGCGTCCGTTCTCTCGTGCATCATTGATATTCGAGCTCTACCTGTCATGCTTCTTGGCACATTCCTCGCACACGCGCGGATGCTCGCGATCGCGATTGCAGTTCTGTCATCGTGGGTTGCTGCAGCAGGCCTTCGGCGGTTCAGGGTGTTGCATCAACAGCTCCTGATCGCCACTGCGGTGGCAGCAGTGGCTCTTTACCTCATACTGCACCCCCCGGATTACCTGATATCCATCTTCAGCGATAGAATCCAGGCGAGCGATTTCGTCGCCCGCTGGTACCCCTCGATCATCGCGCTGTTCGGAGGCGTCATTGCATTCATGAGGGATGATCGTCTGGATCGAATGATGCTCGCGTGGTCTGGGGCTGTTATCGGAATGGTTCTGCTTGCGGATTCCGGCCTGCTCAGCTTCGTTGGCACCCCCGACAGGCTTCTCCTGGAGCTCTACCTGCCGCTGAGCGTTCTGGGCGCGCTGGCTCTTGCGAGGATGGATGGCGGCGATCTCAGGCTCAGGCGTGCATTTGTTCTTGTTCTTCTCCTGGTCGGGGTGGTCTCAATGGTTGTGGTACTGGAGAGCTATGCAGGATCCTGGGGGATGCCGCGCGAGGATTACGATGCGATCATGTGGATAAAGGCGCAGAACCTGAGCGATGCTGTTTGTGTGAACCTGGATGAGACAGGGGCATGGATATATCCCCTCACAGGAATTCGGGTCGCGAGGGGGAGGTTCACAGGTAGTCTCAACTACGCTCTGCCGGGAATGGTGATAAGGGATCCGAATGATCCTGCAGTTATAGAATCTCTTGAAAGGCTCGGACGCAGGAACGTCCTCGTGTACGTCTCGAGCGTTTCCATCCGCAGGCCCGGGCATGTGCCACCCTTTGCGGAGCATCACGGAGCGTATCCGAGAGTGAACATGAGCTTCTCGCCGGAGCACTACGAACTTGTCTATGACATGGGCGCCAGGATCTACAGGTTTCGCTGAAGCCCGGATCGGATGTGGCATCTCAATCAATGGGGCGAGTGCACAACCACCTTCGTCGGACCTGTTTGTCATGCGGAATGAAGTTTGGAGCCAGAAATACGCGTCTTACGGCTCTTGTTTGTCATAAACACCCTGACTCAGAAAACTTCTGTTTGTGGATCTGTTCGAATAAGAGCCGAATTCAGAAATCAGCGGCTTCTTTTGGATGGCGGAGATTCTCAATCCTTATCCAGACAGGCCCTGTCTGTCCATCGCAAGACTGATAAATTAATAAATGCAATTTATTTATGGTGATTCGATGGCTGTTATTACACCAGAGGACATAAGATGGTTTCAGAAGAGAATAAACCGTATGCTTGAGGAGATGGGTATCGATTCGAAGGAGATGCGGAGGTTCCAGGAGCGTCTGACCGGCCTGATGGAGGAGATGGGCGAGGTCCCGCCGGTCGACATCGAGGAGAGGGATGATGATTTTGTGATAACCGTCGACCTTCCTGGCGTTGACAAGAATGATGTGGAAGTCACGATCACAGAGGATGGTCTGAGGCTGAAGGCCAGAAGGGAGCTGAAGGAGGGCAGCTACTTCCTAAGAGAGAGACGAGGGAGCTTTGAGAGGATCGTAACACTGCCGGTCGAGGTCAGAGTTGAGGAGGCGAAGGCAAAGCTCAAGGACGGTGTTCTGGAGATTGTGGTACCAAAGATCGTATCAGCGAAGAAGAGGATCGCAATAGAGTGAAGGTATCTCCTGTGTAAGGAGAACAGCGGTGATGAGGGGGTTGGGTGGAGTGCCTCTCCCCTGTGGCCCCCTATCTGGGATCAGAGAGATGAAGCATGTGATGCAGCTACGACAGTGTAAACGATAGAATAATACCAGTATACCAGTGGCTATCTGGGATCGGAGAGATGAAGCATGTGATGCAGCTTGTCCCGCTTCGTCTCGAGGTAATGCCTGTTGATCTCATTCGGCTCGATCTCGAGGGGAACTCTCTCCACTATCTCCAGCCCGTATCCCTGCAGGCCCACTATCTTTCTGGGGTTGTTTGTCAGTAGCCGTATCTTCCTTATACCGAGATCCAGGAGTATCTGGGCGCCTATCCCGTAGTCCCTCAGATCCGCAGGATATCCAAGCTTGTGGTTCGCCTCGACCGTATCGCTGCCGTCGTCCTGGAGCTCGTAGGCTCTCAGCTTGTTCGCAAGCCCTATCCCGCGCCCCTCCTGGTTCATGTACACCAGAACGCCGTTACCGTTCCTGCTGATCATCTGCAGCGCCCTGCTGAGCTGCTCGCCGCAGTCGCATCTCTTCGACCTGAATGTATCTCCTGTGAGACACTGCGAGTGCACCCTGACAAGAGCATCATCTGCTGCTGGGTCACCTGCCACAAGTGCAACGTGACACTGGCCATCCAGCATGCTCTCGTATCCTATTGCCTTGAAATCACCGTATTCTGTGGGCATCTCGACCTCCGCGATTCTTCTCACGAGCCGTTCCCTTCTGATCCTGTATCTTATGAGATCCTCGATTGTCAACATCCTGATCCCATGCTTCTCTGCGAACCTCTCGAGCTCGGGGAGCCGTGCCATTGTGCCATCCTCAGCCATGATCTCGCATATCACACCAGCTGGATACAGTCCTGCGAGGCGCGCCAAGTCCACTGCGGCCTCTGTATGCCCAGCGCGCCTCAGAACCCCGCCGTCGAGGGCCTGGAGGGGAAATGTGTGTCCGGGGGTTACGAGATCTGCACGTGTTGTGGATGGATCTATCAACGTCCGGATCGTCGTCGCGCGATCGAATGCTGAAATCCCTGTGGTGATGCCGTGCCTGGCATCCACCGATACTGTGAACGCGGTGCCCATGCTCTCTGTGTTCTGCTGTGTCATCATCGGGAGCTCGAGCTGGCGGATTCTCTCAGCTGTGAGAGGAACGCAGATCAGGCCACGTGCATGTTTCGCCATGAAGTTGATAGCCTCTGGTGTGACCTTCTCAGCGGCAATCACCAGATCTCCCTCATTCTCCCTGGATTCATCATCCAGTACTATCACGAACTTCCCATCGCGAATGTCCTTTATCGCCTCATCCACTGTAGAGAA from Methanothrix thermoacetophila PT includes the following:
- a CDS encoding right-handed parallel beta-helix repeat-containing protein; translation: MDSLTGDLLYSDDFSNPASGWPRVTTESYTRDYMNGMYHISVNTSHTVKNTKVPAGMDFSDFVLETMVYVVDVPEYGEFGLNLRKDVENDDFYRLVLNTNHKFAFFKYKNGEWADLIPWSRSDAVALDANKIKVVASGEDFTICINDRWVGSCKDGSIRSGVIDILGETQDASQAHVAFDYLKIWSIMGASEGQIPESRNILTVGTGKQYSRIQDAINASTDGDTIEVYSGTYRENIFVDRKLTIRGIGTPVINADRRGDGITISADGVALEGLSVINARGGFLGYSGIMVYSSSNIIRNNSITLCDKGIELYEADSNLIEANIIEDNDDNGIYLLSGCDENTIRGNRISRNGGDGIHVYESNRNMIFSNIIADNIGDDAYDDYNATELGTGDVNRWDDGSKGNYYSDNLCTDSNRDGICDSPYGIPGGDCIDRYPLASPSPGPSVIEERPPEEPLEGSRSATVSGTQSGSVSLGGAAVDIPSGSIPPNEDGTPGTMVISIEKTNMRPELAEGLSLVGEVYQLGPEGTVFERPVQITLRIPEGVDPNTIVGVTTFNATSGRWELIPGTVDPDERTVTIFTDHFSPYALVRGADEWMRRNGGWIEVVNKHRYNTISYLPCNGEDRCSILPTHTEHGICIQNAVFRDASVAGLWTPPNNWMILAFDVPAESTRSETRERFWVPAGTYTLTEFLFVSEVNPGDPMYSPCRHAKSKQTKVYQINPGDVMRFDHLDESSLQGSPCFLGGYPCRSVLATTARTGTKTSVHTGDVQVTLTWYANADIDLYVEDPNGDLVYYGNPQVPSGGQLDRDNMCSNFEMGKPENIFWPTGSAPPGVYKVSVNYYSDCGGVGAVRWTVRTVAGGDVKTYTGVLNTVGDTQEVTTFEIR
- a CDS encoding undecaprenyl-diphosphate phosphatase, producing MDALQALVLGALQGITEWLPVSSEGQTMLAMISWLGMRPTDALSCSIFLHTGTMLAVLVRFRSRLLGMLNTESKLMRTVIVATLFTGITGVPLYMLFRDRFTGGEQATLLIGSLLIATGLMLRLRSSSTKDMEEISTKDMVLLGLAQGFSILPGVSRSGTTLTVLLMRGVKQDDALMVSFIISVPAVLGAIALDCLAGSPLSIRSLPGAVMLASSFITGYATMDVLMRFSRNVSFSWFCITMGMITLALTALPEVQ
- a CDS encoding Hsp20/alpha crystallin family protein gives rise to the protein MAVITPEDIRWFQKRINRMLEEMGIDSKEMRRFQERLTGLMEEMGEVPPVDIEERDDDFVITVDLPGVDKNDVEVTITEDGLRLKARRELKEGSYFLRERRGSFERIVTLPVEVRVEEAKAKLKDGVLEIVVPKIVSAKKRIAIE
- a CDS encoding bifunctional 3,4-dihydroxy-2-butanone-4-phosphate synthase/GTP cyclohydrolase II, which produces MPFSTVDEAIKDIRDGKFVIVLDDESRENEGDLVIAAEKVTPEAINFMAKHARGLICVPLTAERIRQLELPMMTQQNTESMGTAFTVSVDARHGITTGISAFDRATTIRTLIDPSTTRADLVTPGHTFPLQALDGGVLRRAGHTEAAVDLARLAGLYPAGVICEIMAEDGTMARLPELERFAEKHGIRMLTIEDLIRYRIRRERLVRRIAEVEMPTEYGDFKAIGYESMLDGQCHVALVAGDPAADDALVRVHSQCLTGDTFRSKRCDCGEQLSRALQMISRNGNGVLVYMNQEGRGIGLANKLRAYELQDDGSDTVEANHKLGYPADLRDYGIGAQILLDLGIRKIRLLTNNPRKIVGLQGYGLEIVERVPLEIEPNEINRHYLETKRDKLHHMLHLSDPR